Proteins encoded by one window of Salvia splendens isolate huo1 chromosome 7, SspV2, whole genome shotgun sequence:
- the LOC121741669 gene encoding elongation factor 1-alpha-like: MGKEKTHINIVVIGHVDSGKSTTTGHLIYKLGGIDKRVIERFEKEAAEMNKRSFKYAWVLDKLKAERERGITIDIALWKFETTKYYCTVIDAPRHRDFIKNMITGTSQADCAVLIIDSTTGGFEAGISKDGQTREHALLAFTLGVKQMICCCNKMDATTPKYSKARFDEIIKEVASYLKKVGYNPEKIPFVPISGFEGDNMIERSTNLDWYKGPTLLEALDQILEPKRPSDKPLRLPLQDVYKIGGIGTVPVGRVETGVIKPGMVVTFAPSGLTTEVKSVEMHHEALQEALPGDNVGFNVKNVAVKDLKRGYVASNSKDDPAKEAANFTSQVIIMNHPGQIGNGYAPVLDCHTSHIAVKFAEILTKIDRRSGKELEKEPKFLKNGDAGMIKMVPTKPMVVETFSAYPPLGRFAVRDMRQTVAVGVIKSVEKKDPTGAKVTKAAVKKGAK; this comes from the exons ATGGGTAAAGAGAAGACTCACATCAACATTGTGGTCATTGGCCACGTCGACTCTGGAAAGTCGACCACCACTGGTCACTTGATCTACAAGCTTGGTGGTATTGACAAGCGTGTGATTGAGAGGTTCGAGAAGGAGGCTGCTGAGATGAACAAGAGGTCATTCAAGTATGCGTGGGTGCTCGACAAACTCAAGGCTGAGCGCGAACGTGGTATCACCATTGATATTGCCTTGTGGAAGTTTGAGACCACCAAGTACTACTGTACTGTTATTGATGCCCCTAGACATcgagactttatcaagaacatGATTACGGGTACCTCACAGGCTGACTGTGCTGTCCTCATCATTGACTCCACCACTGGTGGTTTTGAGGCAGGTATCTCCAAGGATGGTCAGACCCGTGAGCATGCATTGCTTGCTTTCACTCTTGGAGTGAAACAAATGATTTGCTGCTGTAACAAG ATGGATGCCACCACACCTAAATACTCCAAGGCTAGGTTTGATGAAATCATTAAGGAAGTTGCCTCCTACCTCAAGAAGGTTGGATACAATCCCGAGAAAATCCCATTCGTTCCTATTTCTGGGTTTGAGGGAGATAACATGATTGAGAGGTCCACCAACCTTGACTGGTACAAGGGCCCAACCCTTCTTGAGGCACTTGACCAGATCCTGGAGCCCAAGAGACCATCAGACAAGCCTCTCCGTCTCCCACTTCAGGATGTTTACAAGATTGGTGGTATTGGTACCGTGCCTGTGGGTCGTGTTGAGACTGGTGTTATCAAGCCTGGTATGGTTGTCACCTTTGCCCCATCTGGTTTGACAACTGAAGTCAAGTCAGTTGAGATGCACCACGAGGCCTTGCAAGAGGCTCTTCCTGGTGACAATGTGGGGTTCAACGTGAAGAACGTTGCAGTCAAGGACTTGAAGCGTGGGTATGTTGCCTCCAACTCCAAGGATGATCCGGCCAAGGAAGCTGCCAACTTCACCTCCCAGGTCATCATCATGAACCACCCGGGACAGATTGGAAATGGATATGCCCCAGTGCTCGATTGCCACACCTCTCACATTGCAGTGAAGTTTGCTGAGATCTTGACCAAGATTGACAGGCGATCTGGTAAGGAACTGGAGAAGGAGCCCAAGTTCCTGAAGAATGGTGATGCTGGTATGATTAAGATGGTTCCGACCAAACCCATGGTGGTGGAAACTTTCTCTGCATACCCTCCTCTTGGGCGATTTGCTGTGCGTGACATGCG